The following proteins are co-located in the Tripterygium wilfordii isolate XIE 37 chromosome 2, ASM1340144v1, whole genome shotgun sequence genome:
- the LOC120007209 gene encoding LOB domain-containing protein 11-like, translated as MEMKYCDTAAATSSPQQSNSPKSSSPSSPSTPPPPPPQVVISPCAACKILRRRCAEKCVLAPYFPPTEPAKFTIAHRVFGASNIIKFLQELPESQRPDAVSSMVYEASARIRDPVYGCAGAICQLQKQVVELQAQLAKAQAEIANMQCQQTNLVALICMEMSQQSPQSSSPQQSVDNFITSPESYQSDPCFIDDNNLGSLWEPLWT; from the exons atggagatgaagtATTGTGACACAGCCGCTGCTACTTCATCTCCTCAACAATCTAATTCTCCTAAATCTTCTtccccttcttctccttcaactcctcctcctcctccgccgCAAGTGGTCATTAGTCCCTGTGCTGCTTGTAAGATATTGCGGCGGCGGTGTGCCGAGAAATGTGTGTTGGCACCTTACTTTCCGCCCACTGAACCCGCCAAGTTCACCATCGCCCACCGCGTCTTCGGTGCGAGCAACATCATCAAGTTCTTGCAA GAATTGCCAGAATCTCAAAGGCCAGATGCAGTGAGCAGCATGGTTTACGAAGCAAGTGCAAGAATCAGAGACCCTGTTTATGGATGTGCAGGAGCAATCTGTCAACTACAAAAACAAGTTGTGGAGCTCCAAGCACAGTTAGCCAAGGCGCAAGCTGAAATAGCCAACATGCAATGCCAGCAAACCAACCTTGTGGCCTTAATCTGCATGGAAATGTCACAACAATCCCCTCAGTCTTCATCTCCACAACAATCCGTCGACAATTTCATTACGAGCCCAGAGAGTTACCAAAGCGACCCATGCTTCATCGACGACAATAATTTAGGGTCGCTCTGGGAGCCACTCTggacatga
- the LOC120014249 gene encoding uncharacterized protein LOC120014249 — MDMDSPDEVSSILSEQRRELMEAQSVETDLELAFRLQLQEAISASLSHLPSSSSSPSLNDAVSAASLVDDEIVPTFASLQSDELSRCEQEVADRKKSALLMRQVREDLDRRIHDQNVAREILRIPEDKWEEWGDNFEKPFGEGCSKNTDSGDVFRLYFKGLMDEERVKDRKVVLAGIGVAICDSRDNLIFEVRKPVVCNGLNKCAVAAKALIEGLNAAYALELKKITFYCDYYPLYQFISGRWPPKQRKIAMLVNQVSLLQRKFECCNPALVARNDIKYAFKLARDAIVSQTSMPTESIHDKQLKENCVICLEDTETEHMFSVDECLHRYCFSCMKQHVEVKLLHGMVPKCPHEGCKSELKVESCKKFLTPKLIETMIQRITEASIPVAEKIYCPYPRCSALMSKSEVAEYARDLFVGTERSGVRKCTKCHGLFCINCKVPWHSNMTCHYFKTLNPNPPAEDVKLKSLARSHLWRQCVKCNHMIELSEGCYHMTCRCGYEFCYNCGAEWKDKKATCSCPLWDEDNIWDDNDRDVDEEEEEVEEEYYDSDEEEDWYW; from the exons ATGGACATGGACTCACCGGACGAAGTATCGTCGATTCTCTCCGAGCAGCGTCGCGAACTCATGGAGGCCCAGTCTGTCGAGACGGACCTCGAACTTGCCTTCCGCCTTCAGCTTCAAGAGGCCATCTCTGCTTCGCTCTCTCACCTACCTTCCTCCTCTTCATCGCCATCTCTAAACGACGCTGTTTCTGCTGCCTCCCTAGTCGACGATGAAATTGTTCCCACGTTCGCTTCTCTCCAATCGGACGAACTTTCTAGGTGCGAGCAAGAAGTCGCCGATCGCAAGAAAAGCGCATTGCTTATGCGCCAAGTGCGGGAGGATCTGGATCGTCGTATCCACGACCAGAATGTCGCCCGCGAGATTCTCAGAATCCCCGAGGACAAGTGGGAAGAATGGGGTGATAATTTTGAGAAACCCTTCGGCGAAGGGTGTTCGAAGAATACAGATAGTGGAGATGTTTTCAGGCTTTATTTCAAGGGCTTAATGGACGAAGAGAGGGTGAAAGACAGAAAGGTCGTGTTGGCAGGGATTGGTGTGGCGATATGTGATTCCAGGGACAATTTGATATTCGAGGTTAGGAAGCCCGTTGTGTGCAATGGATTGAACAAGTGTGCTGTAGCAGCCAAGGCTTTGATCGAAGGGCTTAATGCTGCATACGCGTTGGAGCTCAAGAAAATCACTTTCTATTGCGATTACTACCCTCTTTATCAGTTC ATTAGTGGGAGATGGCCACCAAAACAGCGCAAGATTGCAATGCTAGTCAATCAGGTGTCCCTTCTTCAGAGAAAGTTTGAATGTTGTAACCCTGCACTTGTGGCACGTAATGATATTAAGTATGCATTTAAACTTGCAAGAGATGCGATAGTTTCGCAGACCTCTATGCCTACAGAATCTATCCATGACAAACAACTTAAAGAGAACTGTGTTATCTGTTTAGAAGATACTGAAACCGAGCATATGTTTTCAGTTGATGAATGCCTGCACCGTTACTGTTTCTCTTGCATGAAACAGCATGTGGAAGTGAAGTTGCTCCATGGTATGGTGCCGAAATGCCCCCACGAAGGCTGTAAATCAGAACTCAAAGTTGAAAGCTGCAAAAAATTTTTGACACCTAAGTTGATTGAGACCATGATCCAACGCATAACAGAAGCATCAATTCCTGTTGCAGAGAAAATTTATTGCCCATATCCTAGGTGCTCTGCATTAATGTCTAAAAGTGAGGTTGCAGAGTATGCTAGAGATTTATTTGTTGGTACAGAAAGAAGTGGAGTCAGGAAGTGCACTAAATGTCATGGCCTTTTCTGCATCAATTGTAAGGTTCCTTGGCATAGCAACATGACATGCCATTATTTCAAAACTTTGAATCCTAATCCCCCTGCTGAAGATGTCAAGCTGAAGTCTCTTGCAAGAAGCCATTTGTGGCGTCAATGTGTCAAGTGCAACCACATGATTGAACTCTCTGAAGGTTGCTACCACATGACCTGCAG ATGTGGGTATGAGTTCTGTTACAATTGCGGAGCAGAGTGGAAGGATAAAAAAGCAACATGTTCTTGCCCTCTTTGGGATGAGGACAACatatgggatgataatgatagaGACGTTgatgaagaggaggaggaggtggaggaggagtaCTATGACTCtgatgaggaggaggattgGTATTGGTGA
- the LOC120014259 gene encoding uncharacterized protein LOC120014259: protein MEVSTGTCSRIRFDELHKDGSEELQAFRLESAEFGDGHNYEFRSKTALEVLRETVRILRYNAAGFMLTAVVLICPVSAIFLSNLLVDQSIVKKLTIRLMLVAKSSGFPMKPFIKQCCHRFSEMIVSSAICFPFFITLSLLSKAAVVYSVDSTYSKKRVDFSKLYVILRKIWRRLVLTYVWVCMVSVGCITSFSVLLVVVCSTVSVIGFSPDLLVYVAVMLGLVFSVVLANAIIICNTAIVISVLEDVSGPQALLRAGILIKGQTQVGLLIFLGSTIGMTFVEGLFEHRVKTLSYGDGSSRIWEGPLLVMMYSFVVLIDLMMSAVFYFSCRSYSMEASDDECHSILETMAISPEAIAIE from the coding sequence ATGGAGGTTTCAACTGGAACTTGTAGTAGAATTAGATTCGATGAGTTACATAAGGATGGATCTGAGGAGTTGCAAGCATTCAGGCTAGAATCGGCTGAATTTGGGGATGGGCATAATTATGAGTTTCGTTCAAAGACAGCATTAGAGGTTTTGAGGGAAACTGTTAGGATTCTTCGATATAATGCCGCGGGATTCATGCTGACTGCTGTGGTGCTCATTTGCCCTGTATCAGCAATCTTCTTGTCAAATTTGTTGGTGGATCAGTCCATTGTGAAGAAGCTGACTATTAGGCTTATGCTGGTTGCAAAGTCTAGTGGATTCCCTATGAAGCCTTTTATCAAACAGTGTTGTCACCGGTTCTCTGAGATGATAGTCTCATCAGCAATATGCTTCCCTTTCTTCATCACATTGTCATTGCTATCAAAAGCTGCGGTTGTTTACTCTGTGGATTCTACTTATTCAAAGAAACGAGTTGATTTTTCAAAGCTCTATGTGATACTTCGCAAAATTTGGAGGAGACTTGTTTTAACATATGTGTGGGTCTGCATGGTGTCTGTAGGTTGCATCACATCATTTTCcgttcttcttgttgttgtatGTAGTACAGTTTCTGTTATTGGGTTTTCTCCCGATTTACTTGTATATGTGGCAGTCATGCTGGGACTTGTATTTTCAGTTGTTCTAGCCAATGCAATTATTATCTGCAATACTGCTATTGTAATCTCTGTACTGGAGGATGTTTCTGGACCACAAGCATTGCTCCGGGCTGGAATTTTAATCAAGGGTCAGACTCAGGTAGGCCTTCTGATATTTCTTGGATCAACAATTGGAATGACATTTGTGGAGGGGTTGTTTGAACATAGGGTGAAGACACTGAGTTATGGAGATGGGTCTTCCAGGATTTGGGAAGGGCCTCTTTTGGTGATGATGTACTCATTTGTGGTGCTTATCGATTTAATGATGAGTGCAGTTTTCTACTTCAGTTGCAGATCTTATAGCATGGAAGCCTCAGATGATGAATGTCATTCAATTCTAGAAACCATGGCCATCTCTCCTGAAGCAATAGCCATTGAATGA
- the LOC120009206 gene encoding tRNA ligase 1 isoform X2, whose protein sequence is MSASQRILCNLVQSLPPYHRSTSTNFNPRIFAFFRSPPSYLILTRALRFDKSISASRLAMPKGSRHKENKWIQDPKAQKSSTAIERDSDSASVSEAVTNKLGGLTLSEDSGKMHVQTPPIQLGSVHANLRALQGGQKAIWQAESYEKVPVGTAAVEIHSNISETAGPPKSSVGLSKFFKGNFLENFSVDNSTYSLAQIRATFYPKFENEKSDLEVRTRMIELVSKGLATLEVSLKHSGSLFMYAGHEGGAYAKNSFGNIYTAVGVFVLGRMFREAWGTEAAKKQAEFNEFLERNRMCISMELVTAVLGDHGQRPCDDYVVLTAVTELGHGKPKFYSTPEMIAFCRKWRLPTNHVWLFSSRKSVTSFFASYDALCEEGTATPICRALDEVADISVPGSKDHVKVQGEILEGLVARIVSHESSKHMEQILKDHPPPPNDGAGLESGPSLREICAANRSDEKQQMKALLQNVGSSFCPDHLEWFGNESYDVHMRNADKSVLSKFLQAHPADFATTKLQEMVRLMREKRFPAAFKCYHNFHKLDFVSSDNLFYKMVIHVHSDSAFRRYNKEMRHKPGLWPLYRGFFVDINLFKASKDKAAEIARSNNNVVGNVDGGGSTLEMDGLADEDANLMIKLKFLTYKIRTFLIRNGLTTLFKEGPAAYKTYYLRQMKIWGTSAAKQRELSKMLDEWAVYIRRKYGNKQLSSSIYLTEAEPFLEQYAKRSPQNQVLVGSAGNLVRAEDFLAIIEGGKDEEGDLATEREIGPTSPSPLVKDTVQKNEGLIVFFPGIPGCAKSALCKELLNITGGLGDDRPVHSLMGDLIKGKYWQKVADERRRKPYSIMLADKNAPNEEVWKQIENMCHSTRASAVPVVPDSEGTDSNPFSLDALAVFMFRVLQRVNHPGNLDKSSPNAGYVLLMFYHLYEGKSRKEFEAELVERFGSIVKMPLLKSDRSPLPDPLRSVLEEGISLYTLHTDIHGRLESTKGSYAKEWAKWEKQLRETMFGNTEYLNSIQ, encoded by the exons ATGTCGGCATCGCAAAGGATCCTCTGTAACCTCGTTCAATCACTCCCTCCTTATCATCGTTCGACTTCCACCAACTTCAATCCTAGAATTTTCGCATTCTTCCGCTCGCCGCCTTCGTATCTAATCCTAACTCGCGCTCTCCGTTTTGATAAGTCCATTTCTGCTTCTCGTTTAGCCATGCCTAAG GGAAGTAGgcataaagaaaataaatggatTCAGGATCCAAAAGCTCAAAAGTCATCTACTGCCATAGAAAGGGACTCTGACTCTGCATCTGTTTCTGAAGCAGTTACTAACAAGCTTGGGGGATTGACTCTATCTGAGGATAGTGGAAAAATGCATGTTCAGACCCCGCCCATACAACTTGGGAGTGTACATGCGAACCTGAGGGCTTTGCAGGGTGGTCAAAAAGCAATCTGGCAAGCTGAGTCGTA TGAAAAAGTACCCGTTGGAACGGCAGCTGTTGAAATTCACTCAAATATATCGGAAACAGCAGGACCTCCGAAAAGCAGTGTTGGTCTTAGTAAGTTTTTCAAGGGtaattttttggaaaatttttcaGTGGACAACTCAACTTATTCGCTTGCTCAAATCCGAGCCACCTTTTATCCCAAATTTGAAAATGAGAAGTCTGATCTTGAG GTGAGGACAAGGATGATAGAGCTTGTATCCAAAGGCCTTGCTACCTTGGAG GTTTCACTTAAACATTCTGGGTCCCTCTTCATGTATGCGGGTCATGAAGGTGGAGCATATGCCAAAAATAGCTTTggaaatat ATATACTGCTGTTGGTGTTTTTGTTCTTGGACGGATGTTTCGTGAGGCATGGGGTACTGAAGCTGCAAAAAAGCAAGCAGAGTTCAATGAATTTCTTGAG AGGAATCGGATGTGTATATCGATGGAACTGGTAACTGCTGTTCTAGGAGACCATGGACAGCGCCCCTGTGATGATTATG TGGTACTAACGGCCGTTACAGAACTGGGCCATGGAAAGCCAAAGTTTTACTCAACTCCGGAGATGATTGCTTTTTGTCGAAAATGGCGTCTGCCAACAAATCATGTGTGGTTGTTCTCTTCAAG GAAATCTGTGACATCTTTTTTTGCTTCATATGATGCTCTCTGCGAAGAAGGAACGGCAACCCCTATTTGTAGGGCTTTGGATGAAGTTGCAGATATATCAGTACCAG GTTCAAAAGATCATGTAAAGGTCCAAGGTGAAATCTTGGAGGGGCTTGTGGCTCGGATAGTGAGCCATGAGAGCTCAAAACACATGGAGCAGATCTTGAAAGATCATCCTCCTCCGCCAAATGATGGAG CTGGCCTTGAATCCGGACCTAGCCTAAGGGAAATTTGTGCTGCAAATAGGTCAGATGAAAAACAG CAAATGAAAGCGCTCCTTCAGAATGTTGGGTCATCCTTTTGCCCTGACCATTTAGAATGGTTCGGTAATGAATCTTATGACGTCCATATGAGGAATGCTGATAAGTCTGTTCTTTCTAAATTTTTGCAAGCTCATCCTGCTGATTTCGCGACCACTAAGTTGCAG GAAATGGTACGTTTGATGAGAGAAAAACGTTTCCCTGCTGCATTTAAATGTTACCATAACTTTCACAAACTTGACTTTGTATCAAGTGACAACCTATTCTATAAGATGGTCATTCATGTCCATAGCGACAGTGCTTTCCGTCGATATAATAAAGAGATGAG GCACAAGCCAGGATTGTGGCCGTTATACAGAG GTTTCTTTGTCGACATTAACTTATTCAAAGCGAGCAAGGATAAAGCTGCTGAAATTGCAAGGAGCAACAATAATGTTGTTGGAAATGTAGATGGTGGTGGCAGCACGTTAGAAATGGATGGTCTGGCTGATGAAGATGCAAATCTAATGATCAAGCTGAAGTTTCTTACTTATAAG ATAAGAACCTTTTTGATTCGGAATGGCCTGACAACTCTTTTTAAGGAGGGTCCTGCTGCTTACAAAACCTACTACCTGAG GCAAATGAAAATTTGGGGCACTTCAGCTGCAAAGCAGAGAGAACTCAGCAAGATGCTTGATGAATG GGCCGTGTACATACGAAGGAAGTATGGAAACAAACAGCTGTCTTCATCAATATATCTTACTGAAGCAGAGCCTTTTCTCGAACAATATGCAAAACGTAGTCCACAGAACCAGGTTCTTGTAGGATCTGCGGGGAACTTAGTGAGGGCTGAAGATTTCTTGGCGATTATTGAAGGAGGCAAGGATGAAGAGGGTGATCTGGCAACAGAGAGGGAGATTGGCCCGACAAGCCCTAGTCCCTTGGTGAAGGACACTGTTCAGAAGAATGAGGGTTTGATTGTATTCTTTCCAG GAATTCCGGGATGTGCTAAGTCTGCACTTTGCAAGGAATTACTGAACATCACAGGAGGACTAGGAGATGATCGGCCAGTCCATAGTTTGATGGGTGACCTTATCAAAG GAAAATACTGGCAGAAGGTAGCTGATGAGCGCAGGAGAAAACCATATTCAATTATGCTTGCTGACAAGAATGCGCCAAATGAAGAAGTTTGGAAACAG ATTGAGAACATGTGCCACAGCACTCGTGCCTCGGCAGTTCCAGTTGTACCCGACTCTGAAG GGACGGATTCAAATCCATTCTCTTTGGACGCATTGgcagttttcatgtttcgggtGCTTCAACGAGTTAATCATCCG GGGAATCTTGACAAGTCATCTCCAAATGCTGGATATGTTCTCCTAATGTTTTATCACCTTTATGAGGGCAAG AGTCGCAAAGAGTTTGAGGCTGAATTAGTCGAACGTTTTGGCTCCATTGTCAAGATGCCCCTTCTCAAATCTGATAG